One Ochotona princeps isolate mOchPri1 chromosome 25, mOchPri1.hap1, whole genome shotgun sequence genomic region harbors:
- the FLNC gene encoding filamin-C isoform X1, with protein sequence MMNNSGYADPAGFGLGDEADEMPSTEKDLAEDAPWKKIQQNTFTRWCNEHLKCVGKRLTDLQRDLSDGLRLIALLEVLSQKRMYRKFHPRPNFRQMKLENVSVALEFLEREHIKLVSIDSKAIVDGNLKLILGLIWTLILHYSISMPMWEDEDDEDARKQTPKQRLLGWIQNKVPQLPITNFNRDWQDGKALGALVDNCAPGLCPDWEAWDPNQPVQNAREAMQQADDWLGVPQVIAPEEIVDPNVDEHSVMTYLSQFPKAKLKPGAPIRSKQLNPKKAIAYGPGIEPQGNTVLQPAHFTVQTVDAGLGEVLVYIEDPEGHTEEAKVVPNNDKDRTYAVSYVPKVAGLHKVTVLFAGQNIERSPFEVNVAMALGDANKVSAHGPGLEPVGNVANKPTYFDIYTAGAGTGDVAVVIVDPQGRRDTVEVALEDKGDSTFRCTYRPVMEGPHTVHVAFAGAPITRSPFPVHVAEACNPNACRATGRGLQPKGVRVKEVADFKVFTKGAGSGELKVTVKGPKGTEEPVKVREAGDGVFECEYYPVVPGKYVVTITWGGYAIPRSPFEVQVSPEAGMQKVRAWGPGLETGQVGKSADFVVEAIGTEVGTLGFSIEGPSQAKIECDDKGDGSCDVRYWPTEPGEYAVHVICDDEDIRDSPFIAHIRPAPPDCFPDKVKAFGPGLEPTGCIVDKPAEFTIDARAAGKGDLKLYAQDADGCPIDIKVIPNGDGTFRCSYVPTKPIKHTIIISWGGVNVPKSPFRVNVGEGSHPERVKVYGPGVEKTGLKANEPTYFTVDCSEAGQGDVSIGIKCAPGVVGPAEADIDFDIIKNDNDTFTVKYTPPGAGHYTIMVLFANQEIPASPFHIKVDPSHDASKVKAEGPGLNRTGVEVGKPTHFTVLTKGAGKARLDVHFAGSAKGEAVKDFEIIDNHDYSYTVKYTAVQQGNMAVTVTYGGDPVPKSPFVVNVAPPLDLSKVKVQGLNSKVAVGQEQAFSVNTRGAGGQGQLDVRMTSPSRRPIPCKLEAVGGAEAQAVRYMPPEEGPYKVDITYDGHPVPGSPFAVEGVLPPDPSKVCAYGPGLKGGLVGTPAPFSIDTKGAGTGGLGLTVEGPCEAKIECQDNGDGSCAVSYLPTEPGEYTINILFAEAHIPGSPFKATVRPVFDPSKVRASGPGLERGKAGEAASFTVDCSEAGDAELTIEILSDAGVKAEVLIHNNADGTYHITYSPAFPGTYTITIKYGGHPVPKFPTRVHVQPAVDTSGVKVSGPGVEPHGVLREVTTEFTVDARSLTATGGNHITARVLNPSGAKTDTYLTDNGDGTYRVQYTAYEEGVHLVEVLYDDVPVPRSPFRVGVTEGCDPTRVRAFGPGLEGGLVNKANRFTVETRGAGTGGLGLAIEGPSEAKMSCKDNKDGSCTVEYIPFTPGDYDVNITFGGRPIPGSPFRVPVKDVVDPGKVKCSGPGLGAGVRARVPQTFTVDCSQAGRAPLQVAVLGPTGVAEPVEVRDNGDGTHTVHYTPATDGPYTVAVKYADQEVPRSPFKIKVLPAHDASKVRASGPGLNASGIPASLPVEFTIDARDAGEGLLTVQILDPEGKPKKANIRDNGDGTYTVSYVPDMSGRYTITIKYGGDEIPYSPFRIHALPTGDASKCLVTVSIGGHGLGACLGPRIQIGEETVITVDAKAAGKGKVTCTVSTPDGAELDVDVVENHDGTFDIYYTAPEPGKYVITIRFGGEHIPNSPFHVLACEPLPPEEEPSQVLPLRQPGAPPRPGSHWATEEPVVPVEPLESMLRPFNLVIPFTVQKGELTGEVLMPSGKTARPNITDNKDGTITVRYAPTEKGLHHMGIKYDGNHIPGSPLQFYVDAINSRHVSAYGPGLSHGTVNKPATFTIVTKDAGEGGLSLAVEGPSKAEITCKDNKDGTCTVSYLPTAPGDYSIIVRFDDKHIPGSPFTAKITGDDSMRTSQLNVGTSTDVSLKITESDLSQLTASIRAPSGNEEPCLLKRLPNRHIGISFTPKEVGEHVVSVRKSGKHVTNSPFKILVGPSEIGDASKVRVWGKGLSEGQTFQVAEFVVDTRNAGYGGLGLSIEGPSKVDINCEDLEDGTCRVTYCPTEPGTYIINIKFADKHVPGSPFTVKVTGEGRMKESITRRRQAPSIATIGSTCDLNLKIPGNWFQMVSAQERLTRTFTRSSHTYTRTERTEISKTRGGETKREVRVEESTQVGGDPFPTVFGDFLGRERLGSFGSITRQQEGEASSQDMTAQVTSPSGKTEAAEIVEGEDSAYSVRFVPQEMGPHTVTVKYRGQHVPGSPFQFTVGPLGEGGAHKVRAGGTGLERGVAGVPAEFSIWTREAGAGGLSIAVEGPSKAEIAFEDRKDGSCGVSYVVQEPGDYEVSIKFNDEHIPDSPFVVPVASLSDDARRLTVTSLQETGLKVNQPASFAVQLNGARGVIDARVHTPSGAVEECYVSELDSDKHTIRFIPHENGVHSIDVKFNGAHIPGSPFKIRVGEQSQAGDPGLVSAYGPGLEGGTTGVSSEFIVNTLNAGSGALSVTIDGPSKVQLDCRECPEGHVVTYTPMAPGNYLIAIKYGGPQHIVGSPFKAKVTGPRLSGGHSLHETSTVLVETVTKSSASRGSSSSSIPKFSSDASKVVTRGPGLSQAFVGQKNCFTVDCSKAGTNMMMVGVHGPKTPCEEVYVKHMGNRVYNVTYTVKEKGDYILIVKWGDESVPGSPFKVNVP encoded by the exons ATGATGAACAACAGCGGCTACGCAGACCCCGCCGGCTTCGGCCTGGGCGACGAGGCGGACGAGATGCCGTCCACCGAGAAGGACCTAGCGGAGGACGCGCCGTGGAAAAAGATCCAGCAGAACACTTTCACGCGCTGGTGCAACGAGCACCTCAAGTGTGTGGGCAAGCGGCTCACCGACTTGCAGCGCGACCTCAGCGACGGGCTGCGGCTCATCGCGCTGCTGGAGGTGCTCAGCCAGAAGCGCATGTACCGCAAGTTCCACCCGCGCCCCAATTTCCGCCAGATGAAGCTGGAGAACGTGTCCGTGGCCCTCGAGTTCCTGGAGCGCGAGCACATCAAGCTCGTGTCCATCG ACAGCAAGGCCATCGTGGATGGAAACCTGAAGCTCATTCTGGGGCTCATCTGGACCTTGATCCTGCACTACTCCATctccatgcccatgtgggaggatGAGGACGACGAGGACGCCCGCAAGCAGACACCCAAGCAGCGCCTGCTGGGCTGGATTCAGAACAAGGTGCCGCAGCTGCCCATCACCAACTTCAACCGAGACTGGCAGGACGGCAAAGCCCTGGGCGCCTTAGTGGACAACTGCGCTCCTG GTCTCTGCCCGGACTGGGAGGCCTGGGACCCCAACCAGCCCGTGCAGAACGCCCGGGAAGCTATGCAGCAGGCTGACGACTGGCTCGGAGTACCCCAG GTGATTGCCCCTGAGGAGATTGTGGACCCCAACGTGGATGAGCACTCTGTCATGACCTACCTGTCCCAGTTCCCCAAAGCCAAGCTCAAACCTGGGGCCCCTATCCGCTCCAAGCAGCTGAACCCCAAGAAGGCCATCGCCTATGGGCCTG GCATCGAGCCCCAGGGCAACACTGTACTGCAGCCCGCCCACTTCACCGTGCAAACCGTGGATGCTGGCTTAGGCGAGGTGCTAGTCTACATCGAGGACCCAGAGGGTCACACGGAGGAG GCCAAGGTGGTTCCCAATAATGACAAAGACCGCACCTATGCTGTCTCCTATGTGCCCAAGGTCGCTGGGTTGCACAAG GTGACTGTCCTCTTTGCTGGCCAGAACATTGAGCGCAGCCCCTTCGAGGTAAATGTGGCCATGGCCCTAGGGGATGCCAACAAGGTCTCGGCCCATGGCCCTGGCCTGGAACCTGTGGGCAACGTGGCCAACAAGCCCACCTACTTCGACATCTACACCGCAG GGGCGGGCACAGGTGATGTCGCCGTGGTGATCGTGGACCCCCAGGGCCGGCGGGACACTGTGGAAGTGGCCCTGGAGGACAAGGGCGACAGCACGTTTCGCTGCACCTACAGGCCAGTGATGGAGGGGCCGCACACGGTGCACGTGGCCTTTGCCGGTGCACCCATCACCCGCAGCCCTTTCCCCGTCCACGTGGCAGAAG CCTGTAATCCTAACGCCTGCCGGGCTACTGGGCGGGGCCTGCAGCCTAAGGGTGTACGCGTGAAAGAGGTGGCAGACTTCAAGGTGTTCACCAAGGGTGCTGGCAGCGGAGAGCTCAAGGTCACAGTCAAGGGGCCAA AGGGTACAGAGGAGCCGGTCAAAGTGCGGGAGGCCGGGGACGGTGTGTTTGAGTGCGAATACTACCCTGTGGTACCCGGAAAGTATGTAGTGACCATCACATGGGGCGGCTATGCCATCCCCCGCAG CCCCTTTGAAGTCCAGGTGAGCCCTGAGGCAGGGATGCAGAAGGTTCGGGCCTGGGGGCCTGGTTTGGAGACTGGCCAGGTGGGCAAGTCGGCCGACTTCGTGGTGGAGGCCATTGGTACAGAGGTGGGGACACTGG GCTTCTCCATTGAGGGGCCATCACAAGCCAAGATTGAGTGTGATGACAAGGGGGACGGCTCCTGTGATGTGCGGTACTGGCCCACGGAGCCCGGGGAGTACGCCGTGCATGTCATCTGTGACGATGAAGACATCCGTGACTCGCCCTTCATCGCCCACATCCGGCCAGCCCCACCTGACTGCTTTCCGGACAAG GTGAAGGCCTTTGGCCCTGGCCTGGAGCCCACTGGCTGCATCGTGGATAAGCCTGCCGAGTTCACTATCGATGCCCGCGCCGCTGGCAAGGGAGACCTGAAGCTTTATGCCCAG GACGCCGACGGCTGCCCCATTGACATCAAGGTGATCCCCAACGGCGACGGCACCTTCCGCTGCTCCTACGTGCCCACCAAGCCCATCAAGCACACCATCATCATCTCCTGGGGCGGCGTCAACGTGCCCAAGAGCCCCTTCCGG GTGAACGTGGGAGAGGGTAGTCACCCGGAACGGGTGAAGGTGTACGGCCCCGGTGTGGAGAAGACTGGCCTCAAGGCCAATGAGCCCACTTACTTCACCGTGGACTGCAGCGAGGCTGGCCAAG GTGACGTGAGCATTGGCATCAAGTGCGCTCCCGGTGTGGTGGGCCCTGCAGAGGCTGACATCGACTTTGATATCATCAAGAACGACAATGATACCTTCACTGTCAAGTACACGCCCCCTGGGGCCGGCCACTACACCATCATGGTGCTGTTTGCCAACCAG GAGATCCCTGCCAGCCCCTTTCACATCAAGGTGGACCCATCCCATGATGCCAGCAAGGTCAAGGCCGAGGGCCCTGGACTGAATCGCACGG gtGTGGAAGTGGGCAAGCCCACTCACTTCACGGTGCTGACCAAGGGAGCTGGCAAGGCTAGGCTGGACGTGCACTTTGCTGGGTCAGCCAAGGGTGAGGCTGTGAAGGACTTTGAAATCATAGACAACCACGACTACTCCTATACCGTCAAGTACACTGCTGTTCAGCAG GGCAACATGGCAGTGACAGTGACCTATGGTGGGGACCCTGTCCCCAAGAGCCCTTTTGTGGTGAACGTGGCACCTCCACTGGACCTCAGCAAAGTTAAAGTTCAAGGCCTCAACAGCA AGGTGGCTGTGGGACAGGAGCAGGCATTCTCCGTGAACACACGCGGGGCTGGCGGTCAGGGCCAGCTGGATGTGCGCATGACATCACCTTCCCGCCGACCCATCCCCTGCAAGCTGGAGGCCGTGGGCGGTGCCGAAGCCCAGGCGGTGCGCTACATGCCCCCTGAGGAGGGACCCTACAAGGTGGATATCACCTACGACGGCCACCCAGTGCCTGGCAGCCCCTTTGCTGTGGAAGGTGTCCTTCCCCCAGATCCCTCTAAG GTCTGTGCTTACGGCCCTGGTCTCAAAGGAGGGCTGGTGGGCACCCCTGCCCCATTCTCCATCGACACCAAGGGCGCCGGCACAGGTGGCCTGGGGCTGACCGTGGAGGGTCCCTGCGAGGCCAAGATCGAGTGCCAGGATAATGGCGACGGCTCGTGCGCCGTCAGCTACCTGCCCACAGAGCCCGGCGAGTACACCATCAACATTCTGTTTGCTGAGGCCCACATCCCTGGCTCGCCTTTCAAGGCCACTGTACGGCCCGTGTTCGACCCCAGCAAGGTGCGGGCCAGTGGACCCGGCCTGGAGCGCGGCAAGGCGGGCGAGGCAGCCTCCTTCACCGTGGACTGCTCAGAGGCGGGGGACGCCGAGCTGACCATCGAGATCCTGTCGGACGCTGGGGTCAAGGCTGAGGTGCTGATCCACAATAACGCCGATGGAACCTATCACATCACCTACAGCCCCGCCTTCCCTGGCACCTACACCATCACCATCAAGTATGGGGGCCACCCCGTGCCCAAATTCCCCACCCGCGTTCATGTGCAGCCTGCCGTGGACACAAGCGGCGTCAAGGTCTCGGGGCCTGGAGTGGAGCCACACG gtgtcctgcgGGAGGTGACCACCGAGTTCACCGTGGACGCAAGATCCCTGACAGCCACGGGAGGCAACCACATCACGGCACGAGTCCTCAACCCCTCGGGCGCTAAGACGGACACCTACCTGACAGACAACGGTGACGGCACCTACCGCGTGCAGTACACAGCTTATGAGGAAG GTGTGCATCTGGTGGAGGTCCTGTACGATGACGTGCCCGTGCCCAGGAGCCCCTTCCGAGTGGGCGTGACAGAGGGCTGTGACCCCACCCGTGTGCGGGCCTTCGGGCCGGGTCTGGAGGGTGGCTTGGTTAACAAGGCCAACCGCTTCACGGTGGAGACCAG GGGCGCAGGCACCGGGGGCCTAGGTCTGGCCATCGAGGGCCCCTCTGAAGCTAAGATGTCCTGTAAGGACAACAAGGACGGGAGCTGCACTGTGGAGTACATCCCCTTCACCCCAGGGGACTACGACGTCAACATCACCTTTGGCGGGCGGCCCATCCCAG GAAGCCCATTCCGTGTCCCCGTGAAGGACGTGGTGGACCCTGGGAAGGTGAAGTGTTCAGGGCCGGGACTGGGAGCTGGTGTCCGGGCCCGGGTACCCCAGACCTTCACCGTGGACTGCAGTCAAGCTGGCCGGGCCCCCCTGCAGGTGGCGGTGCTGGGACCCACAG GTGTGGCTGAGCCTGTGGAGGTGCGTGACAATGGGGATGGCACCCACACTGTCCACTACACCCCTGCCACGGACGGACCCTACACGGTGGCCGTCAAGTACGCTGACCAGGAGGTACCACGCAG CCCCTTCAAGATCAAGGTGCTGCCTGCCCACGATGCCAGCAAGGTGCGGGCCAGCGGCCCTGGCCTCAACGCCTCTGGCATCCCAGCCAGCCTGCCCGTGGAGTTCACCATCGACGCCCGGGATGCCGGGGAGGGGCTGCTCACTGTCCAGATCCTG GACCCGGAGGGTAAGCCCAAGAAGGCCAACATCCGGGACAACGGGGACGGCACCTACACTGTGTCCTACGTGCCGGACATGAGCGGCCGCTACACCATCACCATCAAGTATGGCGGTGATGAGATTCCCTACTCACCCTTCCGCATTCACGCCCTGCCCACTGGGGATGCCAGCAAGTGCCTTGTCACAG TGTCCATTGGAGGCCACGGCCTGG GTGCCTGTCTGGGTCCCCGCATCCAGATTGGAGAGGAGACGGTGATCACGGTGGACGCCAAGGCAGCAGGCAAGGGGAAGGTGACATGCACGGTGTCCACCCCAGACGGGGCAGAGCTCGACGTGGACGTGGTGGAGAACCATGATGGTACCTTTGACATCTACTATACGGCGCCCGAGCCGGGCAAGTACGTCATCACCATCCGCTTCGGGGGCGAGCACATCCCCAACAGCCCCTTCCACGTGCTG GCGTGTGAGCCCCTGCCGCCCGAGGAGGAACCTTCCCAGGTGCTGCCCCTGCGCCAGCCCGGCGCCCCTCCCCGGCCCGGCTCACACTGG GCCACGGAGGAGCCAGTGGTGCCTGTGGAACCCCTGGAATCCATGCTGAGGCCCTTCAACTTGGTCATCCCCTTCACCGTGCAGAAAGGGGAGCTCACAG GGGAGGTGCTCATGCCATCCGGGAAAACAGCTCGGCCCAACATCACCGACAACAAGGACGGCACCATCACGGTGAGGTACGCGCCCACCGAGAAAGGCCTGCACCACATGGGCATCAAATACGATGGCAACCACATTCCTG GGAGCCCCTTGCAGTTCTACGTGGATGCCATCAACAGCCGCCATGTCAGTGCCTACGGGCCAGGTCTGAGCCACGGCACGGTCAACAAGCCAGCCACCTTCACTATTGTCACCAAAGAtgctggggaag GGGGTCTGTCACTGGCCGTGGAAGGCCCCTCCAAGGCAGAGATCACTTGTAAGGACAACAAGGACGGGACCTGCACCGTGTCCTACCTGCCCACAGCACCCGGGGACTACAGCATCATCGTACGCTTCGATGACAAGCACATCCCAGGCAGCCCCTTCACTGCCAAGATCACAG GGGATGACTCCATGAGGACGTCCCAGCTGAATGTGGGTACCTCCACGGATGTGTCCCTGAAGATCACGGAGAGCGACCTGAGCCAGCTGACTGCCAGCATCCGGGCCCCCTCGGGCAATGAGGAGCCCTGCCTGCTGAAGCGCCTGCCCAACCGGCACATTG GAATCTCCTTCACCCCCAAGGAGGTGGGGGAGCATGTGGTGAGTGTGCGCAAGAGCGGCAAGCACGTCACCAACAGCCCCTTCAAGATCCTGGTGGGGCCGTCGGAGATCGGTGACGCCAGCAAGGTGCGCGTCTGGGGCAAGGGGCTCTCCGAGGGACAGACCTTCCAGGTGGCTGAGTTCGTCGTGGACACTCGGAATGCTG GTTACGGAGGCTTGGGACTGAGTATCGAAGGGCCCAGCAAGGTGGACATCAACTGTGAGGACCTGGAGGATGGCACGTGCAGAGTCACCTACTGTCCCACCGAGCCTGGCACGTACATCATCAACATCAAGTTTGCTGACAAGCATGTGCCAG GAAGCCCCTTCACAGTGAAGGTGACTGGCGAGGGCCGCATGAAGGAGAGCATCACGCGGCGCAGGCAGGCCCCGTCCATTGCCACCATCGGCAGCACCTGTGACCTCAACCTCAAGATCCCAG GCAACTGGTTCCAGATGGTGTCTGCCCAGGAGCGCCTGACGCGCACCTTCACACGCAGCAGCCACACATACACTCGCACAGAGCGCACGGAGATCAGCAAGACACGTGGTGGTGAAACAAAGCGCGAGGTGCGAGTGGAGGAGTCCACCCAGGTCGGCGGGGACCCCTTCCCCACCGTCTTCGGGGACTTCCTGGGCCGGGAGCGGCTGGGCTCCTTCGGCAGCATCACACGGCAGCAGGAAG GTGAGGCCAGTTCTCAGGACATGACCGCGCAAGTGACCAGCCCGTCGGGCAAGACGGAAGCTGCTGAAATCGTCGAGGGGGAGGACAGCGCCTACAGCGTGCGCTTCGTGCCCCAGGAGATGGGGCCCCACACGGTCACCGTCAAGTACCGTGGGCAGCATGTGCCTGGCAGCCCCTTTCAGTTCACCGTAGGCCCCCTGGGTGAAGGTGGAGCCCACAAGGTGCGGGCCGGAGGCACAGGGCTAGAGCGAGGTGTGGCCGGTGTGCCAG CTGAGTTCAGCATCTGGACCCGCGAGGCGGGCGCTGGGGGCTTATCCATCGCCGTGGAGGGCCCTAGCAAGGCGGAGATCGCATTTGAGGACCGCAAAGATGGCTCCTGTGGCGTCTCCTATGTGGTCCAGGAACCAG GTGACTACGAGGTCTCCATCAAGTTCAACGATGAACACATCCCCGACAGCCCCTTCGTGGTGCCTGTGGCCTCCCTCTCGGATGACGCTCGCCGTCTCACCGTCACCAGCCTCCAG GAAACAGGACTCAAGGTGAACCAGCCAGCATCCTTCGCAGTGCAGCTGAATGGTGCCCGGGGTGTGATTGACGCCAGGGTGCATACGCCCTCCGGGGCCGTGGAGGAGTGCTACGTGTCTGAGCTGGACAGTG ACAAGCACACCATCCGCTTCATCCCCCATGAGAATGGCGTCCACTCCATCGATGTCAAGTTCAATGGCGCCCACATCCCTGGAAGTCCCTTCAAGATCCGTGTTGGGGAGCAGAGTCAGGCCGGTGACCCAGGCCTGGTGTCAGCCTACGGTCCTGGCCTCGAGGGGGGCACCACCG GCGTGTCGTCAGAATTCATCGTGAACACCCTGAATGCTGGCTCAGGAGCCTTATCTGTGACCATCGATGGCCCCTCCAAGGTGCAGCTGGACTGTCGGGAGTGTCCCGAGGGCCACGTGGTCACGTACACTCCTATGGCCCCTGGCAACTACCTCATTGCCATCAAGTATGGTGGCCCCCAGCACATCGTGGGCAGCCCCTTCAAGGCCAAGGTCACAG GTCCCCGGCTGTCTGGAGGCCACAGCCTTCACGAGACATCCACAGTCCTGGTGGAGACCGTGACCAAGTCATCGGCCAGCCggggctccagctccagctccatccCCAAGTTCTCCTCGGATGCCAGCAAGGTGGTCACGCGGGGCCCTGGGCTGTCCCAGGCCTTCGTGGGCCAGAAAAACTGCTTCACCGTGGACTGCAGCAAAGCAG gcacCAACATGATGATGGTGGGTGTGCACGGGCCCAAGACCCCCTGCGAGGAGGTGTATGTGAAGCACATGGGGAACCGGGTGTACAACGTCACCTACACTGTCAAGGAGAAAGGGGACTACATCCTCATTGTCAAATGGGGCGATGAGAGCGTGCCCGGAAGCCCCTTCAAGGTCAACGTGCCCTGA